One window of the Cyanobacteria bacterium FACHB-DQ100 genome contains the following:
- a CDS encoding putative CRISPR-associated protein encodes MPRLVISTVGTSLLTNQIDPDCDLDSLESQLIETVNCSEKDFQRYHPELSSSLQDLKDRAKKALSKNDDVSSFRSVSAELNGIYGFYFNDLAQGREDAHLLIATDTAQGQLAANLLAAHLKSKGIDNTSVLHADELSIASSRIFSEGIAKLLPYLQQTIEGYRSSNYQICFNLVGGFKALQGFFNVIGMFYADELIYIFEGSNELIKIPKLPVKIDPTRVEPHKVPLAMMAVGDIRTSWEEAKKVPQEWTLPLDQEMTLSTWGSLVWSRCKETLLTDKLLEFPRIFYDESFKSDYRRPVVTKARKVELHEKLARVATQLMKFNGDTSRFDRNLHYTRYEGGKINHIDHFYVNNDDGWRVSCIAKNGNLYLRHYGEHDYVNNNP; translated from the coding sequence ATGCCTAGACTTGTAATTTCTACTGTTGGAACTAGCCTACTAACAAATCAAATTGATCCTGACTGTGATCTAGATTCATTGGAAAGTCAATTAATAGAAACAGTCAATTGTTCAGAAAAAGATTTTCAGAGGTATCATCCAGAACTTAGCTCTTCACTGCAAGATTTAAAGGATAGAGCAAAAAAGGCTTTATCTAAGAATGATGATGTATCCAGCTTCCGATCTGTATCTGCTGAACTTAACGGTATCTATGGGTTTTATTTCAATGATTTAGCTCAAGGGCGTGAAGATGCTCACCTGTTGATTGCGACAGATACAGCACAAGGTCAGTTGGCTGCAAACCTTTTGGCAGCACATTTGAAAAGCAAGGGTATTGACAACACTTCTGTTCTTCATGCTGATGAACTATCTATCGCCAGTAGTCGAATCTTCTCTGAAGGTATTGCCAAATTATTGCCCTATCTTCAACAAACAATTGAGGGTTACCGCTCGAGCAACTATCAAATTTGCTTCAATTTAGTAGGTGGCTTTAAAGCATTACAGGGTTTTTTCAATGTAATTGGGATGTTTTATGCTGATGAATTGATCTATATTTTTGAAGGATCTAACGAGCTTATTAAAATTCCAAAACTTCCAGTAAAAATCGATCCTACCCGGGTAGAACCTCATAAAGTTCCTTTAGCGATGATGGCTGTAGGTGATATTCGCACTTCGTGGGAAGAGGCAAAAAAAGTGCCTCAAGAGTGGACTTTACCTCTTGATCAGGAAATGACTTTGTCTACTTGGGGAAGTCTTGTGTGGAGCAGATGTAAAGAAACGCTACTCACAGATAAACTACTTGAATTCCCCAGGATTTTCTATGACGAATCTTTCAAAAGTGACTATCGTAGGCCTGTAGTCACTAAAGCGAGAAAAGTTGAACTTCATGAGAAACTTGCAAGAGTTGCTACGCAGCTAATGAAGTTTAATGGTGATACAAGTCGATTTGACCGTAACCTACACTACACAAGATATGAAGGTGGAAAGATTAACCACATTGATCATTTTTACGTTAACAACGATGATGGTTGGCGTGTGAGTTGTATTGCGAAGAATGGCAATTTGTATCTTCGCCACTATGGTGAGCACGATTATGTCAATAATAATCCATAA
- a CDS encoding CRISPR-associated RAMP protein → MFETFQSRLELTGTLTTVTALRISAGRSSEPIGSDLPVVKDALGSPLIPGASFKGAMRSRLESFLRGVNESFAIDPNELTSSSWQNQIRELKERFKDSDESLTAEILKRKNTDLISHLFGSPWLAGKLQIRDLSVQSNAWFGQYQERDGVAIDRDTETASDGKLYDFQVVPAGTPFEFKAVVENAKEWELGLLMIGLHQFETQQIPLGGGSSRGLGVVELQLDEMIWINPSNPQDLITYLQHLARGELQPYVKSSQEIGALKGQWSTALINKLNQETTDREIHA, encoded by the coding sequence ATGTTCGAGACTTTCCAAAGTCGGTTGGAGCTAACTGGCACGCTCACCACAGTGACAGCATTACGCATTAGTGCTGGACGCTCGTCAGAACCAATTGGTTCTGATCTACCTGTAGTCAAAGATGCTTTAGGGAGTCCACTCATTCCAGGTGCAAGTTTTAAGGGAGCGATGCGATCGCGTCTTGAAAGCTTTTTACGTGGAGTTAATGAATCATTTGCCATCGACCCTAATGAACTCACTTCTTCCTCCTGGCAAAACCAAATTAGAGAACTAAAAGAGCGATTTAAAGACAGCGATGAGAGTTTAACAGCCGAGATTCTAAAACGGAAAAATACAGATTTAATTTCGCATCTATTTGGTTCTCCCTGGCTGGCAGGCAAGCTTCAAATTCGAGATTTGAGCGTTCAGTCTAATGCTTGGTTTGGGCAGTATCAAGAACGAGATGGCGTTGCAATTGATCGGGATACAGAAACAGCTTCTGATGGTAAGCTCTATGACTTTCAGGTAGTTCCAGCCGGAACTCCCTTTGAGTTTAAAGCTGTGGTTGAGAATGCTAAAGAGTGGGAATTGGGCTTGTTGATGATTGGGCTTCACCAATTTGAAACGCAGCAAATTCCGTTAGGAGGCGGTAGTTCGAGAGGATTAGGTGTTGTGGAACTACAGTTAGATGAAATGATATGGATTAATCCAAGTAACCCTCAGGATCTCATTACTTATTTACAGCATTTGGCTCGTGGTGAACTTCAGCCTTACGTAAAATCTTCCCAAGAGATCGGGGCTCTGAAAGGGCAATGGTCGACAGCCTTAATTAATAAGTTAAACCAGGAGACTACGGATAGAGAAATTCATGCATAA
- a CDS encoding CRISPR-associated protein gives MHKKLVNHCTIDITISPNGPMLIKSGKEGADPTKPDMEFVETYYQGRKSIYLPGSSLKGAIRAHAERIVRTIGRDSRDSGNPDLPWANDPLNDNYDYLNDKQDKRKRLPSHKLYKESSFTDQMFGNTAIASRIRIEDAYPIDLGKIKLEERNGVAIDRIFGSVAVGPFNYQVCTNGEFKTKIHLKNFTLAQLGLIGLVLRDLNDGWFGLGFAKSRGLGTVTTKLNSATVQYPGCRLTGNDSIEMFSQQKSWSHTALLGAGEFLSGNPYGFPDGDFDEQTDADNPITAQTMDLDFGVQLVWTGSDQVKDLFRRAVRAWSRPLEVAK, from the coding sequence ATGCATAAAAAGTTAGTGAACCACTGCACGATCGATATCACCATTTCCCCCAATGGTCCAATGCTGATCAAGTCTGGTAAAGAGGGTGCAGACCCCACAAAGCCAGATATGGAGTTTGTAGAGACCTACTACCAAGGCAGAAAATCGATTTACCTGCCTGGAAGTTCCCTCAAAGGAGCCATTCGTGCTCATGCAGAGCGAATTGTCAGAACTATTGGGCGAGACAGCCGAGATTCTGGTAATCCTGATCTTCCTTGGGCAAATGACCCATTGAACGATAATTACGATTACCTTAATGATAAGCAGGATAAGCGGAAAAGGTTGCCATCTCATAAGCTGTACAAGGAGTCTTCCTTCACAGATCAGATGTTTGGTAATACTGCAATTGCTAGCCGTATTCGGATTGAAGATGCTTATCCTATTGATCTTGGAAAAATTAAACTTGAAGAACGGAATGGGGTAGCCATTGATCGCATCTTTGGTTCCGTTGCTGTAGGTCCATTCAACTATCAGGTTTGCACTAATGGCGAGTTCAAAACCAAAATCCATCTGAAAAATTTTACTCTGGCTCAACTAGGGTTAATCGGCTTAGTTCTGCGTGATTTAAACGATGGGTGGTTTGGGCTGGGATTTGCGAAGTCGAGAGGATTGGGAACAGTAACCACAAAACTTAATTCAGCTACTGTTCAATATCCTGGTTGCAGGTTGACAGGTAATGACAGCATTGAGATGTTCTCTCAGCAGAAATCCTGGTCTCATACGGCTTTGCTGGGAGCAGGAGAGTTTTTATCCGGCAACCCTTATGGGTTCCCAGATGGTGATTTTGATGAACAGACCGATGCTGATAATCCGATTACTGCTCAAACAATGGATCTAGACTTTGGGGTGCAATTAGTCTGGACAGGGTCAGATCAAGTAAAAGACCTATTTCGGCGAGCTGTCAGAGCTTGGAGCCGACCATTGGAGGTAGCTAAATGA
- a CDS encoding CRISPR-associated protein, translated as MTNTPRPKPRSGNPPTPPNRRAYGSGDSLPPKPYELISFPDKPPSLRSPAGHQNYLRDRLHGSISLSLKVESPVHVSTGVVVMGSDISSRVPLIKPMVQGTDQHLSIQGSSLKGCIRAVYEAITNSTLAVVTSRYRDKIPTERLPCRDKKKLCPASQVFGALDWQGLVEFSDAKCESNGFTTGFMPSLYRPRPDQRSAYFVRGRVAGRKFYYHAVRAIDPGQRGIPVQQAGKAYTFTTQLSFKNLTKAELGTLLVVLGQDPEYPIVLKVGGGKPIGMGTMTVMVNEIKEVEGIQALRDRYSAYTVAESETLTGNRLQQFMQQMIQSAHQDLIEHSQLKQLTNVLRYPTDREPPAGMY; from the coding sequence ATGACTAATACTCCTCGTCCTAAACCTCGATCTGGTAATCCCCCTACACCGCCTAATCGCCGTGCTTATGGCTCTGGTGATTCGTTGCCACCAAAACCCTATGAATTAATCTCATTTCCTGACAAGCCACCCTCGCTAAGATCTCCCGCAGGGCATCAGAATTATCTGAGAGATCGCCTTCATGGTTCTATATCTCTTTCTCTTAAGGTAGAAAGTCCTGTTCATGTCTCAACAGGAGTTGTTGTAATGGGTAGCGATATCAGTAGCCGGGTGCCATTAATCAAACCGATGGTGCAGGGCACGGATCAGCATCTATCGATTCAAGGCAGTTCTCTCAAAGGCTGTATTCGAGCGGTCTATGAAGCAATTACCAATAGCACTCTAGCCGTAGTAACCTCTCGGTATAGAGACAAAATCCCTACAGAGCGGTTGCCCTGCCGGGATAAAAAAAAGCTTTGCCCTGCCAGTCAAGTATTTGGTGCATTGGATTGGCAAGGATTGGTTGAGTTTAGTGATGCTAAGTGTGAAAGTAATGGTTTTACCACGGGTTTCATGCCTTCTCTCTATCGCCCTCGTCCTGATCAACGCAGCGCCTATTTTGTACGTGGTCGAGTAGCAGGTCGCAAGTTTTACTATCACGCTGTCAGAGCGATCGACCCAGGACAAAGAGGTATTCCAGTGCAGCAAGCTGGAAAAGCTTATACCTTCACAACACAGCTAAGTTTTAAGAATTTAACGAAAGCGGAATTGGGAACGTTACTGGTTGTGTTGGGACAAGATCCAGAGTATCCGATTGTGCTCAAAGTTGGTGGTGGCAAACCAATTGGCATGGGTACGATGACCGTTATGGTGAATGAGATCAAAGAAGTTGAAGGGATACAGGCGTTACGCGATCGCTACTCTGCCTATACCGTTGCTGAATCCGAAACTTTGACGGGCAATCGCCTTCAACAGTTTATGCAGCAAATGATCCAGTCGGCTCACCAGGACTTGATTGAGCACTCGCAGCTAAAACAATTGACCAATGTGTTGCGTTATCCCACTGATCGTGAGCCACCAGCAGGCATGTACTAA
- a CDS encoding putative DNA binding domain-containing protein translates to MDETQLRKLLNQPNETVKLEFKSEMYKLEGQRSKLSWNELVKDIIALANGNLGTANEYGYLIIGAENTPKDGIRGTNDVGDIKIKDRQILQKINEFCDKYFQALSCDTVILDGKRIFVISIPPSDYLYELKKPLTVKTDGGTKEFSKGSILLRGFDGEEIYKANDEERWRIREEKENRHKQESELYKRLVNYQNIENEIREGRLFQLLEKYSTVFNLEPTLTREQREELCLIQAALRCSDKALNQDFEQLACQITGRLASCQLLNVQTILKGIEEHQGDRERCWLKPLSTSLKPPIASLLHSLKGHRRPIQALIADASSEKLVSVSSDGTLNIWDLNSGNLLKTWHIDNEQISILSITPDSKKIIIISDDFALQVWDISTGNLIFSLEGHQAEINAIAFTPSSEKIISASDDKALRVWSLTDGECVYDAKLDNPISSLVISKDGKYGFLGVDTTIYAWQLSSESLIKVDVLLEQLHESQITILILLPDQDKLISASDDETLRIWDLKKNVCQAALSGYFIKDAAVAPNGSVVIFSDDENLIRIWDYERDVIDILDDTEQPVSMWTLTPDGKRVVTVPSNANFFNEVIYIWDLESRQYLTELPDHRAPIFKVIGTPNSENFISASEDKILNIWSLLNNQLLQVAEKHVSEVRDILVSLDGEHAISFSDDQTLKLWQISDASHLKTFEADGQVNNLLVLEKQVVFTSEDESRNNVFCISNFLSESARPTLLGQHSSFINSIVVTPDSQYVISASDDSCNNLKVWDLASEVLYKQLEGHSDSIKTLAINSEKKWLISSSANKTLIWDLKNFERLYTFEGKSAFFSQLNRSRNKIITPRGRYYISAGNLDLENDLGLKTDDLNLNIWDLHTGQSLYTLRKDDQVTAIAIDLAQKYLISTNYNNDLEVWDIQNNKRRRSFAAHSQIITSIVIASNNRYAVSTSNDCTLKVWDLKELESEDFESGEVLKPITIFTGESEIKTCAISPENIIIAGEKSGRVHFLRLQGT, encoded by the coding sequence ATGGATGAAACTCAGTTACGTAAATTACTAAATCAACCAAACGAAACTGTGAAGCTTGAATTTAAGAGTGAAATGTACAAGTTAGAAGGACAGAGGAGTAAATTATCGTGGAATGAACTTGTTAAGGATATCATAGCTCTGGCAAATGGAAATCTTGGGACTGCCAACGAGTATGGTTACTTAATTATAGGAGCCGAAAATACACCAAAAGATGGAATAAGAGGAACTAATGATGTTGGCGACATAAAGATAAAGGACAGGCAGATTCTACAAAAAATAAACGAATTTTGCGACAAATATTTCCAGGCTTTAAGTTGCGATACAGTAATACTAGATGGGAAGCGAATATTTGTAATTTCCATACCGCCTAGTGACTACCTATATGAGTTAAAGAAACCACTAACTGTAAAAACAGATGGAGGAACAAAGGAGTTTTCTAAAGGAAGCATTCTCCTCCGAGGTTTTGATGGAGAAGAAATATACAAGGCTAATGACGAAGAAAGATGGAGAATAAGGGAAGAAAAAGAAAATAGGCATAAACAAGAAAGTGAGCTATATAAAAGACTTGTTAATTATCAGAATATTGAGAATGAAATTAGGGAAGGTCGATTATTTCAGCTTCTCGAAAAGTATTCTACTGTTTTCAATCTTGAGCCGACTCTTACTAGAGAGCAAAGAGAAGAACTTTGCTTGATTCAAGCAGCGCTTAGATGCTCTGACAAGGCTTTAAATCAGGATTTTGAACAATTAGCATGCCAGATAACAGGAAGGCTAGCCTCCTGTCAATTGCTAAATGTTCAAACGATTCTAAAGGGCATAGAAGAACATCAAGGAGATCGAGAACGATGCTGGCTAAAACCTCTTTCTACTAGCTTAAAGCCTCCAATTGCATCTTTGCTTCATTCACTTAAAGGTCATAGAAGACCAATTCAAGCTTTAATAGCTGATGCCAGTTCTGAGAAACTTGTTTCTGTATCTTCTGATGGAACTCTTAACATATGGGATTTGAATAGTGGGAATCTCTTAAAGACTTGGCATATAGATAATGAACAAATCAGTATTTTAAGTATCACACCTGATAGTAAGAAAATCATTATAATATCTGATGATTTTGCCCTGCAAGTCTGGGATATAAGCACAGGCAATCTCATTTTTTCATTGGAGGGTCATCAAGCTGAAATTAATGCCATCGCTTTCACGCCAAGCAGTGAGAAGATAATTTCAGCTTCTGATGATAAAGCACTGCGAGTCTGGAGCTTAACCGATGGAGAGTGTGTATATGATGCAAAATTGGATAATCCTATTTCTAGCTTAGTCATTTCTAAAGATGGAAAATATGGCTTTTTGGGAGTAGATACAACCATTTATGCTTGGCAGCTATCTAGTGAAAGCTTGATCAAAGTTGATGTGCTTCTAGAACAATTACATGAAAGCCAAATTACTATTCTGATTTTACTTCCTGACCAAGATAAGCTCATTTCAGCGTCAGACGATGAAACTTTAAGAATTTGGGACTTAAAGAAAAATGTATGCCAAGCGGCTTTATCAGGATATTTTATTAAAGATGCTGCTGTTGCTCCTAATGGTAGTGTAGTTATTTTCAGTGATGATGAAAATTTGATTCGGATATGGGACTATGAAAGAGATGTAATAGATATTCTCGATGACACTGAACAGCCAGTAAGTATGTGGACTCTAACTCCAGATGGAAAACGAGTTGTCACCGTCCCATCTAATGCTAACTTCTTCAATGAAGTAATTTATATTTGGGATCTTGAGAGTAGACAGTACTTAACGGAACTCCCAGATCATAGAGCACCCATATTCAAAGTGATAGGCACTCCAAATAGTGAAAATTTCATTTCAGCTTCAGAAGACAAAATACTTAATATTTGGAGTTTGCTGAATAATCAATTACTACAAGTGGCAGAAAAGCATGTTAGTGAAGTTAGAGATATTTTAGTAAGTCTAGATGGAGAACATGCGATTTCCTTTTCTGATGATCAAACCTTAAAGCTTTGGCAGATTAGTGATGCTTCCCATCTAAAAACTTTTGAAGCAGATGGTCAAGTTAATAACCTGTTAGTTCTTGAGAAGCAAGTTGTTTTCACATCTGAAGATGAAAGCAGAAACAATGTGTTTTGTATTTCAAATTTTTTATCAGAGAGTGCTCGACCAACTTTACTTGGTCAGCATTCCAGCTTCATTAATTCTATTGTTGTTACACCTGATAGCCAATATGTAATTTCTGCATCAGATGATAGTTGCAATAACTTGAAAGTGTGGGATTTAGCTTCTGAAGTTCTTTATAAGCAGCTTGAGGGACATAGCGATTCAATCAAAACTTTAGCCATAAATTCTGAAAAAAAATGGCTGATATCAAGCTCAGCTAATAAAACTTTAATTTGGGACTTGAAAAATTTTGAACGCCTATATACGTTTGAGGGAAAATCAGCATTTTTTAGTCAGTTGAATAGGTCTCGTAATAAAATAATTACTCCTAGGGGGCGTTATTATATTAGCGCAGGTAATTTAGATTTAGAAAATGATTTAGGTCTAAAAACAGATGATTTAAACCTAAACATTTGGGATTTGCATACTGGTCAGTCGCTATATACCCTTAGAAAGGACGACCAAGTAACAGCCATTGCAATCGATCTGGCTCAAAAATACTTGATTTCGACAAATTATAATAATGACTTAGAAGTTTGGGACATTCAGAACAATAAGCGGAGGCGCTCTTTTGCTGCACACTCTCAAATTATTACATCTATAGTTATTGCATCCAATAACCGTTATGCCGTTTCAACGTCTAATGATTGTACTCTGAAAGTTTGGGACTTGAAAGAACTTGAAAGTGAGGATTTTGAAAGTGGAGAAGTACTAAAACCAATTACTATATTCACAGGAGAAAGTGAAATAAAAACTTGCGCTATCTCACCTGAAAATATCATCATTGCAGGTGAGAAATCTGGGCGGGTACATTTTCTAAGACTTCAGGGAACCTAG
- a CDS encoding Uma2 family endonuclease: MVVQIPIQRIQVPPGQRVLLREVSWEEFEAILQELGDRRSERVAYCDGLLEIMAPLPEHEYFKETIGDAIKDMAETLDLNYESYGSTTWRKQAKQAGLESDNCFYFQNEARIRGKLQFDLTQDPLPDLALEIDVTSQSLERFPIYARLGVPELWCCDTGRLRIYHLQDEQYVEVECSSIFPQLDIAALSRLIEAKRSEGRLALRRSVRAWVRQQMQEWGERPQLHCPTSYLFSSRFPEVLENVPAQISHLQ; the protein is encoded by the coding sequence ATGGTCGTGCAGATTCCGATTCAACGAATTCAGGTTCCACCGGGGCAACGGGTGCTGTTGCGCGAGGTCAGTTGGGAAGAATTTGAGGCGATTTTGCAGGAGTTGGGAGATCGTCGGAGTGAGCGAGTAGCGTATTGTGATGGACTCTTAGAGATTATGGCTCCTTTGCCAGAACACGAATACTTCAAGGAAACGATCGGCGATGCAATCAAAGACATGGCAGAAACGCTCGACCTGAACTATGAGAGCTATGGTTCGACCACTTGGCGAAAACAGGCAAAGCAAGCAGGCTTAGAGTCAGATAACTGCTTTTATTTCCAGAATGAAGCCAGAATTCGCGGTAAGTTGCAGTTCGATCTGACTCAAGACCCACTGCCCGATCTGGCGCTAGAGATTGATGTGACGAGTCAATCGTTGGAGCGGTTTCCGATTTATGCCCGTTTGGGTGTACCGGAACTTTGGTGCTGTGACACTGGCAGACTGAGGATCTATCACCTCCAGGATGAGCAGTATGTTGAGGTAGAATGCAGCAGCATCTTTCCGCAATTGGATATTGCTGCTCTATCTCGGCTGATTGAGGCAAAGCGCTCTGAGGGGCGATTGGCGTTACGGCGATCGGTTCGAGCATGGGTGCGGCAGCAGATGCAGGAGTGGGGGGAGCGACCGCAATTACATTGCCCTACCTCGTACCTATTCTCATCTAGGTTCCCTGAAGTCTTAGAAAATGTACCCGCCCAGATTTCTCACCTGCAATGA